The Rhodospirillales bacterium genome includes a window with the following:
- a CDS encoding ABC transporter ATP-binding protein, which yields MNPVSDPVLRINGLSVALPGGGDRAHAVADLSLDLRPGEILCVVGESGSGKSVTALSTMGLLPPRLRVTGGEILFEGENILRVSAIRMRQIRGQRISMIFQDPMTALNPLMTIGEQIEEVMAVHEGVPRAERRRRVVSILADVRLPDPERIAHAYPHELSGGQRQRAMIAMALVLEPAILIADEPTTALDVTTQAQILKLIKELQAEHGTGVLFITHDFGIVAEIADRVAVMQKGRLVEFGEADDVLNRPRHPYTRSLIAAVPTLTPKPRARESAAPPLLAVEGLDKSFSSGGGLFGRSARVVRAVREVGFTIRRGETLGIVGESGSGKSTVARCVVRLLEADTGRIVLDGTDLRSLAGDEMRRFRKRIQMIFQDPFASLNPRLKVGRLIAQGPVIHGVSLADALERAYRLLELVGLDRRAADRFPHEFSGGQRQRIGIARALALEPEVLIADEPVSSLDVSVQDQVLRLLADIRARLRLTMLFITHDLRVAAQVADSVAVMHQGRIVEHGRVEDIFGNPRHPYTRELMDAVPGKDWTIPAVGGNAPAPSG from the coding sequence ATGAACCCGGTGTCCGACCCGGTGCTGCGGATCAACGGCCTGTCGGTGGCGCTGCCGGGGGGAGGCGACCGCGCGCACGCGGTGGCCGATCTCAGCCTGGACTTGCGGCCGGGCGAAATCCTGTGCGTGGTCGGCGAATCGGGTTCGGGCAAGTCGGTCACCGCGCTCTCGACCATGGGGCTGCTGCCGCCGCGGCTCCGCGTGACGGGGGGCGAAATCCTGTTCGAAGGGGAAAATATCCTGCGGGTGTCCGCCATCCGCATGCGGCAGATCCGCGGCCAGCGCATTTCCATGATCTTTCAAGACCCGATGACCGCGCTCAATCCCCTGATGACCATCGGCGAGCAGATCGAGGAGGTGATGGCGGTACACGAGGGCGTGCCGCGCGCCGAGCGCCGCCGGCGGGTCGTTTCGATTCTGGCCGATGTGCGCCTGCCCGATCCGGAGCGCATTGCGCACGCCTATCCGCACGAGCTGTCGGGCGGCCAGCGCCAGCGGGCGATGATCGCGATGGCGCTGGTGCTGGAACCGGCGATCCTGATCGCCGACGAGCCGACCACCGCGCTCGACGTCACCACCCAGGCGCAAATCCTGAAGCTCATCAAGGAATTGCAGGCGGAGCACGGCACCGGCGTTCTCTTCATCACCCACGATTTCGGCATCGTCGCCGAAATCGCCGACCGGGTGGCGGTGATGCAGAAGGGGCGGCTGGTGGAATTCGGCGAGGCCGACGATGTTCTTAACCGCCCGCGGCATCCCTACACCCGCTCGCTCATCGCCGCGGTGCCGACCCTGACGCCGAAGCCGCGCGCGCGCGAAAGCGCGGCGCCGCCGCTGCTCGCGGTCGAGGGCCTCGACAAGTCGTTCAGCTCGGGGGGCGGCCTGTTCGGCCGTTCGGCGCGCGTGGTGCGGGCGGTGCGGGAAGTCGGCTTCACCATCCGGCGCGGCGAAACCCTCGGCATCGTCGGCGAATCGGGTTCGGGCAAATCGACGGTGGCGCGCTGCGTCGTGCGTCTGCTGGAAGCCGACACGGGGCGCATCGTGCTCGACGGCACCGATCTGCGCTCGCTGGCGGGCGACGAGATGCGGCGTTTCCGCAAGCGCATCCAGATGATTTTCCAGGATCCCTTCGCCTCCTTGAATCCGCGCCTGAAGGTCGGGCGGCTGATCGCCCAGGGGCCGGTCATTCACGGCGTTTCCCTGGCCGACGCGCTGGAGCGGGCCTATCGATTGCTCGAACTGGTCGGCCTCGACCGGCGCGCGGCCGACCGCTTCCCGCACGAATTTTCCGGCGGCCAGCGCCAACGCATCGGCATCGCGCGGGCGCTCGCCCTCGAGCCGGAAGTGCTGATCGCGGACGAACCGGTCTCGTCGCTCGACGTTTCGGTCCAGGATCAGGTGTTGCGGCTGCTCGCCGACATTCGCGCGCGGCTCCGCCTCACCATGCTGTTCATCACCCACGACCTCCGGGTCGCGGCCCAGGTCGCCGACAGCGTGGCGGTGATGCATCAAGGCCGCATCGTCGAGCACGGCCGGGTCGAGGATATCTTCGGCAACCCGCGCCATCCCTATACCCGCGAACTGATGGACGCGGTCCCCGGGAAAGATTGGACGATCCCGGCCGTGGGCGGAAACGCCCCGGCGCCAAGCGGTTGA